Proteins encoded together in one Marinithermus hydrothermalis DSM 14884 window:
- a CDS encoding metallophosphoesterase family protein — translation MRYLLLADIHGNLPALEAVLRHAEVRGFDRVLFLGDAVGYYPDGDAVLSHLRALGAEGVLGNHDAWLLTLDALQGGGYVFEILRWQRARLSPENRAYLAALPWALRPEGADWVAVHGSPCDPLVYVDELEAAREAFACTPARWVFHGHTHLAGAFLALDGPKGPWVRYQAFTEAEQELVVAPKARALVNPGSVGQPRDGVPLAGYAIWDTDAACVEAYRVPFDLERVRARLAAAGFPEGLYERLRLGR, via the coding sequence GTGCGTTACCTGCTCCTGGCGGACATCCACGGCAACCTCCCCGCCCTGGAGGCGGTGCTGCGCCACGCGGAGGTGCGGGGGTTCGACCGGGTCCTATTCCTAGGGGACGCGGTCGGGTACTACCCGGACGGGGACGCGGTCCTCTCCCACCTGCGGGCCTTGGGGGCCGAGGGGGTGCTCGGCAACCACGACGCGTGGCTCCTCACCCTGGACGCGCTGCAAGGCGGGGGGTACGTCTTCGAGATCCTGCGCTGGCAGCGCGCGCGGCTTTCCCCCGAGAACCGCGCGTACCTCGCCGCGCTCCCCTGGGCCCTCCGGCCGGAAGGCGCGGACTGGGTGGCGGTGCACGGCAGCCCGTGCGACCCCCTGGTGTACGTGGACGAGCTCGAGGCTGCCCGCGAAGCGTTCGCGTGCACCCCGGCCCGCTGGGTGTTCCACGGGCACACCCACCTCGCCGGAGCCTTCCTTGCGCTGGACGGCCCCAAGGGGCCGTGGGTGCGCTACCAGGCCTTCACCGAGGCGGAGCAGGAGCTGGTGGTAGCCCCCAAGGCCCGCGCGCTCGTGAACCCCGGCTCGGTGGGGCAGCCCCGGGACGGGGTGCCCCTCGCGGGGTACGCGATCTGGGACACGGACGCCGCGTGCGTGGAGGCCTACCGGGTGCCGTTCGACCTGGAGCGGGTGCGCGCCCGCCTGGCGGCGGCGGGGTTCCCCGAGGGGTTGTATGAGCGGTTACGGTTGGGACGGTGA
- a CDS encoding DNA polymerase III subunit — protein sequence MSGYGWDGELLGHEEVRARLPTFRAQSFLFTGPEGVGRRQVARWFAYGLNCQEGFPPCGRCASCRLEPHPDYLEIRPETETKTGRKARRAVIRLEQIVPRAEEDRESLVGWLETRPRFRAKIAVIDGAHHLGESAANALLKLLEEPPGYARLILIAPSRELVLPTLASRTLEVRFGPVDEATLSRFTQDPALLAYAEGAPGRLVAALADPGGLERMRAAVDRLLEALERPAEALEAALEVRAVAEGPFAPWAYWAWRLSEWPPAARAEALEVLAELQEALEAYVSEELAYAWAVLELRRIHAAMRRGTLE from the coding sequence ATGAGCGGTTACGGTTGGGACGGTGAACTCCTCGGGCACGAGGAGGTCCGCGCGCGGCTGCCCACCTTCCGCGCGCAGAGCTTCCTCTTCACCGGACCGGAAGGCGTGGGCCGCCGGCAGGTCGCCCGCTGGTTCGCGTACGGCCTGAACTGCCAGGAGGGGTTCCCGCCCTGCGGGCGCTGCGCCTCGTGCCGCCTCGAGCCGCACCCCGACTACCTCGAGATCCGCCCGGAAACCGAGACCAAAACCGGCCGCAAGGCGCGCCGCGCCGTGATCCGCCTCGAGCAGATCGTGCCGCGCGCGGAGGAGGACCGGGAGAGCCTGGTGGGGTGGCTCGAGACCCGGCCCCGGTTCCGCGCCAAGATCGCGGTGATCGACGGGGCGCACCACCTCGGAGAGAGCGCGGCGAACGCGCTGTTGAAACTCCTGGAGGAACCCCCCGGGTACGCGCGGCTCATCCTGATCGCCCCGAGCCGCGAGCTCGTGCTGCCCACCCTGGCCTCGCGGACCCTCGAGGTGCGCTTCGGGCCGGTCGATGAGGCGACCCTTTCCCGGTTCACGCAGGACCCCGCGCTTTTGGCCTATGCTGAGGGAGCGCCGGGGCGGCTCGTGGCGGCCCTCGCCGACCCCGGGGGGCTCGAGCGCATGCGGGCAGCGGTGGACCGGTTGTTGGAGGCGCTCGAGCGGCCGGCGGAGGCCCTGGAGGCCGCGCTCGAGGTGCGCGCGGTCGCGGAAGGGCCGTTTGCGCCCTGGGCCTACTGGGCCTGGCGGCTTTCCGAGTGGCCGCCCGCCGCGCGCGCGGAGGCCCTCGAGGTCCTGGCGGAGCTGCAGGAGGCGCTCGAGGCGTACGTCAGCGAGGAGCTGGCCTATGCGTGGGCCGTCCTGGAGCTGAGGAGGATTCATGCAGCGATGCGTCGGGGTACGCTTGAATAA
- a CDS encoding PSP1 domain-containing protein translates to MQRCVGVRLNNGSHNPKLYDCAFEGDPPPVGCWVVVRTPRGLELGKVRSEPREANKPYGEVVRLARADDHERAAVLKERAEELKWWLKARMRREGVGVKVLGCSYTLDGGHVVVHYAAESRVDLRRFVGEIARRSGARVEFAAMGPRDQTAYLGTLGACGMESCCSTWLQEFAPVTIRMARDQQLPLNPEKISGPCGRLLCCLQYEHAMYKELLADLPKKNARVCSKDGVCGKVQKLNPLAGTVDVLTQEGAVVTVPKEELERE, encoded by the coding sequence ATGCAGCGATGCGTCGGGGTACGCTTGAATAACGGGTCGCACAACCCGAAGCTGTACGACTGCGCGTTTGAGGGGGACCCGCCCCCGGTCGGGTGCTGGGTGGTGGTGCGCACCCCGCGCGGGCTCGAGCTGGGCAAGGTGCGTTCCGAACCGCGCGAGGCGAACAAACCGTACGGGGAGGTGGTGCGCCTCGCGCGCGCGGATGACCACGAGCGCGCCGCGGTGTTGAAGGAGCGGGCGGAGGAGCTCAAGTGGTGGCTCAAGGCCCGCATGCGCCGCGAGGGGGTGGGCGTGAAGGTCCTGGGCTGCAGCTACACCCTGGATGGGGGGCACGTGGTGGTGCATTACGCGGCGGAGTCGCGGGTGGACCTGCGGCGGTTCGTGGGGGAGATCGCGCGCCGTTCCGGGGCGCGGGTGGAGTTCGCCGCGATGGGGCCGCGGGATCAGACCGCGTACCTGGGCACGCTGGGGGCGTGCGGGATGGAGAGCTGCTGCAGCACCTGGCTGCAGGAGTTCGCGCCGGTCACGATCCGCATGGCGCGGGACCAGCAGCTTCCCTTGAACCCGGAGAAGATCTCCGGGCCGTGCGGACGGCTCCTTTGCTGCTTACAGTACGAGCACGCGATGTACAAGGAGCTCCTCGCGGACCTGCCCAAGAAGAACGCTCGGGTGTGCAGCAAGGACGGAGTGTGCGGCAAGGTGCAGAAACTCAACCCCCTCGCGGGCACGGTGGACGTCCTGACCCAGGAGGGCGCGGTCGTGACCGTGCCGAAGGAGGAGCTTGAGCGCGAATGA